In Cytobacillus oceanisediminis, the following proteins share a genomic window:
- the pdaA gene encoding delta-lactam-biosynthetic de-N-acetylase produces MKKLSIFLSVFILFFSGTAYANYGNSPIHWGFKKAKNEVPAEAGKPLDSLLERHGSYYKGDTSKKDIYLTFDNGYENGYTGQILDVLKKENVPAAFFVTGHYLKSAPDLVKRMAAEGHIVGNHSWHHPDMTRVSDEKFIKELEMVRAENERLTGVKQMAYLRPPRGIFSERTLALAKKEGYTHVFWSLAFVDWNTDRQKGWQYSYDNIMRQIHPGCILLLHTVSKDNADALQKAIQDLKKRGYTFKSLDDLTWEQAIGERMLY; encoded by the coding sequence ATGAAAAAATTAAGTATTTTCCTGAGTGTTTTTATTCTGTTTTTTTCCGGAACAGCTTATGCGAATTATGGCAACTCGCCGATTCATTGGGGATTCAAAAAAGCAAAAAATGAGGTGCCTGCCGAAGCAGGAAAGCCGCTTGACTCCCTTCTTGAAAGACATGGTTCTTATTATAAAGGCGATACAAGCAAAAAAGACATTTATTTAACATTCGATAATGGATATGAAAACGGCTATACAGGACAGATTTTGGACGTTCTGAAAAAGGAAAACGTTCCAGCAGCCTTTTTTGTAACCGGTCATTATTTAAAAAGCGCGCCAGATCTTGTAAAGAGGATGGCGGCTGAAGGGCATATCGTCGGAAATCATTCCTGGCATCACCCCGATATGACAAGAGTGAGCGATGAGAAATTTATTAAAGAGCTCGAAATGGTCCGTGCTGAAAACGAAAGGCTTACAGGTGTTAAGCAGATGGCTTATTTGCGGCCCCCTCGCGGCATTTTCAGTGAACGCACTTTGGCTTTAGCGAAAAAAGAAGGCTACACCCATGTTTTCTGGTCACTGGCCTTTGTCGACTGGAACACAGACCGGCAGAAGGGCTGGCAGTATTCTTATGACAATATTATGCGCCAGATCCATCCAGGCTGTATCCTACTATTGCACACTGTTTCAAAGGACAATGCCGATGCACTCCAAAAAGCAATACAGGATTTGAAAAAACGCGGGTACACCTTTAAGAGCCTTGATGATCTGACATGGGAACAGGCAATTGGGGAGAGGATGCTGTACTGA
- a CDS encoding AAA family ATPase — protein sequence MDLLSSQYVRGIRLKREDIPSFNQYPFSLPSLKTMDEMPFHPKVTFLIGENGMGKSTLLEAVAVALGFNAEGGSFNFNFSTFDSHSVLGDYLKVIKGIDRPSDGFFLRAESFYNVASNIEEMDREGSAPKVIDSFGGRSLHEQSHGEAFFSTFLHRFRGNGIYILDEPEAALSPLRQMSMLTRIHDLVREHSQFIIATHSPIIMAYPDAAIYELSEEGISEKKVEETNHYRIMKQFFDDKNRMLHHLLDE from the coding sequence ATGGATTTATTAAGTTCACAATATGTAAGAGGCATTCGCCTTAAAAGAGAAGATATTCCATCCTTCAATCAGTATCCCTTCAGCCTTCCCAGCTTGAAAACCATGGATGAGATGCCTTTCCACCCGAAAGTAACCTTTCTGATCGGCGAGAATGGAATGGGAAAGTCGACCCTGCTGGAGGCAGTAGCGGTTGCACTAGGATTTAATGCAGAAGGCGGATCTTTTAATTTTAACTTTTCAACCTTCGATTCGCATTCTGTGCTGGGAGATTATCTCAAGGTGATAAAAGGCATAGATAGGCCATCTGATGGCTTCTTCCTAAGAGCAGAGAGTTTCTATAATGTCGCGTCCAATATTGAGGAAATGGACCGGGAAGGCAGCGCACCAAAAGTAATCGACTCCTTTGGAGGCCGTTCTTTACATGAGCAATCTCATGGAGAAGCGTTTTTCTCCACGTTTCTTCACCGGTTTCGCGGCAATGGGATCTATATCCTGGACGAGCCGGAGGCGGCACTTTCTCCTTTGAGGCAAATGTCCATGCTGACAAGAATTCATGATTTGGTCAGGGAACACTCACAATTTATTATCGCCACACATTCTCCGATCATTATGGCCTATCCGGATGCAGCGATATATGAATTGAGCGAGGAAGGCATTTCAGAAAAGAAGGTGGAGGAAACGAATCATTACCGCATCATGAAACAGTTCTTTGATGATAAGAATAGAATGCTTCACCATTTGCTGGATGAATAA
- the rlmD gene encoding 23S rRNA (uracil(1939)-C(5))-methyltransferase RlmD, which translates to MKQEQTAKLKLKQTFPLTIKRLGINGEGVGYFKRQVVFVPGALPGEEITAEATKVNPKFAEAKIKKIRKKSEFRVQPPCPVYHECGGCQLQHLRYDQQLKEKRDIIIQALERHTKLNPEKLDIKETIGMEDPWSYRNKSQFQVGQKDGKVLAGLYGMNSHRLINIEHCAVQHPQTTKATETVKRILQDLRIPIYNERSRKGIVRTIVARVGIQTGELQVVLITTQKELPKKEIIIEKIKSELPEVKSIIQNVNGEKTSLIFGQETMNLDGSDFIQETLGDLQFELSARTFFQLNPEQTVKLYNEVKRAAALTGKEKVADAYCGVGTIGLWVADQAAEIRGMDIIKESIEDAKKNAARHGIKHAQYVVGKAEEWLPKWTKDGWRPDVIIVDPPRTGLDHQLLKTILKVQPKKVVYVSCNPSTLAKDISVLGSKYKVNGIQPVDMFPQTAHVEAVTLLELK; encoded by the coding sequence ATGAAACAAGAACAAACAGCTAAATTAAAACTAAAGCAAACGTTTCCGCTTACAATCAAACGGCTTGGCATCAATGGCGAAGGTGTCGGATATTTTAAAAGGCAGGTCGTATTTGTTCCAGGAGCACTGCCTGGCGAGGAAATTACAGCAGAAGCAACAAAGGTAAATCCAAAGTTTGCTGAGGCTAAAATAAAGAAAATCCGCAAAAAATCGGAATTTCGTGTTCAGCCGCCATGCCCGGTATATCATGAGTGCGGCGGCTGCCAGCTGCAGCATCTCCGCTATGATCAGCAGCTGAAGGAGAAACGGGATATTATCATTCAAGCTTTAGAGCGCCATACAAAGCTGAATCCTGAGAAGCTGGATATTAAAGAAACCATTGGAATGGAAGATCCTTGGAGCTACAGAAATAAAAGCCAGTTCCAGGTTGGCCAAAAAGACGGGAAGGTGCTTGCCGGATTATATGGCATGAATTCGCACCGCCTGATAAATATTGAGCACTGTGCGGTACAGCATCCGCAGACAACAAAGGCGACAGAAACAGTGAAACGAATTCTCCAGGACTTGAGAATTCCAATCTATAATGAAAGAAGCCGAAAAGGCATCGTGAGAACCATCGTTGCCAGGGTGGGAATCCAGACAGGAGAGCTTCAGGTTGTACTGATCACAACTCAAAAAGAGCTTCCAAAGAAAGAGATCATTATTGAAAAAATCAAAAGCGAGCTTCCTGAGGTAAAGTCAATCATTCAAAATGTGAACGGTGAAAAAACCTCCCTTATTTTTGGACAGGAAACCATGAATCTTGACGGAAGCGACTTTATCCAGGAAACACTTGGAGATTTGCAGTTTGAACTATCTGCACGGACATTTTTCCAGCTGAACCCTGAACAGACCGTCAAACTTTATAATGAAGTCAAGAGAGCAGCGGCTTTAACTGGCAAAGAAAAAGTAGCTGACGCATACTGCGGCGTCGGAACGATCGGACTATGGGTAGCAGATCAGGCAGCGGAAATCCGCGGCATGGATATCATCAAGGAATCCATTGAGGATGCAAAGAAAAATGCTGCCCGCCATGGAATTAAACATGCCCAATATGTTGTCGGCAAAGCAGAAGAATGGCTTCCTAAATGGACAAAAGATGGATGGCGTCCGGATGTTATTATCGTCGATCCGCCAAGAACAGGACTTGATCATCAGCTGTTAAAGACTATTTTAAAAGTCCAGCCGAAGAAAGTGGTTTATGTATCATGTAACCCATCAACATTGGCAAAGGATATTTCGGTCCTGGGGTCAAAATATAAAGTAAATGGCATACAGCCTGTGGATATGTTTCCGCAGACCGCGCACGTTGAAGCAGTTACGCTGCTTGAACTCAAATAA
- a CDS encoding fumarate hydratase, producing the protein MNIDKFQESMYQLIVETSTNLPRDVRRAIKSAKERENAGTRAAMSLDTITNNIKMADDNVSPICQDTGLPTFKIKTPVGANQLVMKEAIKNAIAQATKDGKLRPNSVDSLTGANSGDNLGFGTPVIKFEQWENDYIDARLILKGGGCENKNIQYSLPCELEGLGRAGRDLDGIRKCIMHSVYQAQGQGCSAGFIGVGIGGDRSSGYDLAKEQLFRSVDDVNPNEDLRKLEDYVMENANELGIGTMGFGGETTLLGCKVGVMNRIPASFFVSVAYNCWAFRRLGVAISMETGDINEWMYQEGEHIDFGASEAELETAAAADTAEQTNIVTLQAPITEEQIRSLKVGDVVQINGMMYTGRDAIHHHLMDHNAPVDLNGQVIYHCGPVMMKDEEGKWHVKAAGPTTSIREEPYQGDIMKKFGIRAVIGKGGMGPKTLAALQEHGGVYLNAIGGAAQYYADCIKSVEGVDLMEFGIPEAMWHLKVEGFTAVVTMDSHGNSLHRDVDKSSLEKLAQFKERVF; encoded by the coding sequence ATGAATATCGACAAATTTCAGGAAAGCATGTATCAGCTGATTGTTGAGACATCCACTAATCTTCCGCGTGATGTGCGCCGTGCGATCAAATCAGCGAAAGAAAGAGAAAATGCTGGCACGAGAGCGGCGATGAGCTTAGATACCATTACGAATAATATTAAAATGGCAGATGATAATGTGTCGCCGATTTGCCAGGATACCGGATTGCCGACTTTCAAAATCAAGACGCCAGTCGGTGCTAACCAGCTGGTCATGAAGGAAGCGATCAAAAACGCAATCGCCCAGGCAACTAAGGACGGAAAGCTTCGCCCGAACTCTGTTGATTCCTTAACTGGCGCAAACAGCGGGGACAACCTTGGCTTTGGGACACCTGTCATTAAATTTGAACAATGGGAAAACGATTATATTGACGCCCGCCTGATTCTTAAAGGCGGTGGCTGTGAAAATAAAAATATCCAATATAGCCTTCCTTGCGAACTTGAAGGCCTTGGCCGAGCTGGGCGCGACCTTGATGGAATCCGCAAATGCATCATGCACTCGGTATACCAGGCGCAGGGTCAGGGGTGCAGCGCCGGCTTTATCGGTGTCGGCATCGGGGGAGACCGCTCTTCAGGCTATGACCTGGCGAAAGAGCAGCTGTTCCGTTCTGTAGATGATGTGAATCCTAATGAAGACCTCCGCAAGCTCGAGGATTATGTGATGGAGAATGCAAATGAGTTAGGAATCGGAACAATGGGATTCGGCGGCGAAACAACACTTTTAGGCTGTAAAGTCGGTGTTATGAACCGTATTCCTGCAAGCTTCTTCGTATCTGTTGCCTACAATTGCTGGGCGTTCCGCCGCCTTGGCGTGGCAATCAGCATGGAAACAGGCGATATTAATGAATGGATGTACCAGGAAGGTGAGCACATCGACTTTGGTGCTTCTGAAGCCGAACTTGAGACAGCGGCAGCAGCAGACACGGCAGAGCAAACAAACATCGTGACTTTGCAGGCGCCGATCACTGAAGAACAGATCCGAAGCCTTAAGGTCGGTGATGTAGTTCAAATCAACGGTATGATGTACACGGGCCGTGACGCCATCCACCACCACTTGATGGACCATAATGCACCAGTTGATCTTAATGGCCAGGTTATTTACCACTGCGGTCCGGTCATGATGAAAGATGAAGAAGGCAAGTGGCATGTAAAAGCTGCTGGACCGACTACAAGTATTCGTGAGGAGCCTTATCAGGGCGATATCATGAAAAAGTTTGGCATCCGTGCTGTTATCGGTAAAGGCGGAATGGGTCCGAAAACACTGGCAGCACTCCAGGAACATGGCGGTGTTTACTTAAACGCAATCGGCGGAGCAGCACAATATTATGCTGACTGCATCAAGTCTGTTGAAGGCGTGGACCTCATGGAATTCGGTATTCCGGAAGCTATGTGGCACTTGAAGGTTGAAGGCTTTACTGCAGTTGTGACGATGGATTCCCATGGAAACAGTCTTCATAGGGATGTAGATAAATCTTCACTTGAGAAATTGGCTCAATTCAAAGAGCGTGTATTCTAA
- a CDS encoding protein adenylyltransferase SelO: protein MTTSNETGWNFDNSYARLPQTFFSKVKPNPVPSPEVVILNEPLAKTLGLNIDALTSETGIEVLSGCRVPEEAEPLAQAYAGHQFGHFNMLGDGRAMLIGEQITPEDKRVDIQLKGSGRTPFSRGGDGRAALGPMLREFIISEAMYALGIPTTRSLAVVTTGEAIIRETMLPGAILTRVADSHLRVGTFQYAANWRPVEELKTLADYTIQRHYPEIIDDENPYRALLQTVIQRQAALIAKWQLTGFIHGVMNTDNMAISGETIDYGPCAFMDKYDLATVFSSIDREGRYAYGNQPYIGGWNLARFAESILPLLHENEEEAVNIAQAAISEYNKIYQNHWLAGMRAKLGFFNEEAQDEALFTGLLKMMQKSGADYTNTFRSLTLGKLEETSVFKDQEFADWHGQWQARLNRQKESKEAVNELMRKSNPSVIPRNHRVEEALEAAVNNGDYSVMKKLLAAVREPYAYTIEQEEYCKLPEPSGMPYRTFCGT, encoded by the coding sequence ATGACGACTAGTAATGAAACCGGATGGAATTTTGATAATAGCTATGCACGGCTGCCGCAGACATTCTTTTCAAAAGTAAAGCCAAACCCTGTACCATCCCCTGAAGTGGTGATCCTTAACGAGCCACTGGCGAAAACATTGGGATTAAACATTGATGCATTAACAAGCGAAACAGGCATTGAGGTACTTTCAGGCTGTCGGGTCCCAGAAGAAGCTGAACCACTTGCTCAAGCTTATGCAGGGCATCAGTTTGGACATTTTAATATGCTTGGAGATGGCCGGGCGATGCTGATCGGCGAGCAGATAACCCCTGAGGATAAACGGGTTGATATTCAGCTTAAGGGCTCCGGCAGAACGCCGTTTTCACGCGGTGGAGATGGGCGGGCGGCTCTTGGTCCAATGCTCCGTGAGTTCATAATCAGTGAAGCCATGTATGCACTGGGAATTCCCACTACCCGCAGTCTGGCTGTCGTAACAACAGGTGAAGCCATTATCCGTGAAACCATGCTTCCAGGTGCTATCCTGACAAGAGTGGCTGATAGCCATTTACGGGTGGGCACTTTTCAATATGCGGCAAATTGGAGGCCGGTTGAGGAGCTTAAAACTCTGGCAGATTACACCATTCAGCGCCATTATCCTGAAATTATAGATGATGAAAATCCTTACCGGGCTCTCTTGCAGACAGTGATCCAGCGCCAGGCTGCACTCATTGCCAAATGGCAGCTAACAGGTTTTATCCATGGAGTCATGAACACCGACAACATGGCAATAAGCGGAGAAACCATCGATTATGGTCCGTGCGCCTTTATGGATAAGTATGATTTAGCAACCGTGTTCAGCTCTATTGACAGAGAAGGCCGCTATGCCTATGGAAATCAGCCTTATATTGGCGGATGGAATCTGGCAAGGTTTGCTGAATCCATCTTGCCCCTGCTGCATGAAAATGAGGAAGAAGCTGTAAATATAGCCCAGGCTGCAATTTCCGAATACAATAAAATATATCAAAATCATTGGCTTGCAGGGATGAGGGCAAAGCTGGGATTTTTTAATGAAGAAGCACAGGATGAAGCCCTTTTTACCGGCCTTCTAAAGATGATGCAGAAGTCTGGAGCAGATTATACAAACACCTTCCGTTCATTAACTTTGGGCAAGTTAGAGGAAACTTCAGTATTTAAAGATCAGGAATTTGCGGACTGGCATGGACAATGGCAGGCAAGGCTGAACAGGCAGAAGGAATCGAAAGAAGCAGTGAATGAATTAATGAGGAAGAGCAACCCATCCGTCATCCCCCGAAATCACAGAGTGGAAGAAGCTCTTGAAGCAGCTGTTAACAATGGGGATTACAGCGTGATGAAAAAGCTTCTTGCAGCAGTGAGGGAACCTTATGCCTATACAATAGAACAGGAAGAATACTGCAAACTACCAGAGCCATCAGGCATGCCATATCGAACATTTTGCGGAACTTAA
- a CDS encoding radical SAM protein, with product MNIQLKEIISKSILTPAKGAIDNFTHSLNPYAGCAFGCKYCYVRELPVSIFREEEWGAWIDIKSNAAELLEKELAKAKKRGKVALFMSSSTDPYQPIEYKSKLTRSLLEVILENQPDFLHVQTRSPLVKRDIDLFQQYGDRIRISMTIETDKEEVRKAFAPAAPPIPARMAALKDIKDAGIITQATLAPLLPCSREFPAKLKSIANRVTIDDFWMGDGSGGRRTERLGIRKIFEELGLEKWYNPSAYKVVLKMLDREFQDAPIQLGVSKAGFSPDGK from the coding sequence TTGAACATACAACTTAAAGAAATCATATCAAAAAGTATCTTAACACCTGCCAAAGGTGCAATAGACAACTTTACTCATTCATTGAACCCCTATGCGGGCTGTGCTTTTGGCTGTAAATATTGCTACGTAAGGGAGCTCCCTGTTTCCATTTTCCGTGAAGAGGAATGGGGTGCGTGGATTGATATAAAATCAAATGCGGCCGAGCTTTTGGAAAAAGAATTGGCTAAAGCTAAAAAAAGAGGAAAAGTTGCTTTATTTATGTCCTCTTCCACTGATCCTTACCAGCCGATTGAATATAAATCAAAACTGACAAGAAGTTTATTGGAAGTTATTCTTGAAAATCAGCCTGACTTTTTACATGTGCAAACCCGTTCGCCGTTGGTGAAGAGGGATATCGATTTATTCCAGCAATATGGAGATAGAATCAGGATTTCCATGACAATCGAGACTGATAAAGAGGAAGTCAGAAAGGCATTTGCACCAGCGGCCCCTCCCATCCCGGCAAGAATGGCTGCACTAAAAGACATCAAAGATGCAGGAATTATAACTCAAGCAACATTAGCCCCGTTACTGCCATGTTCAAGGGAATTTCCTGCAAAACTTAAATCTATTGCAAACCGTGTTACGATTGACGATTTTTGGATGGGGGATGGAAGCGGCGGACGAAGGACAGAGAGACTTGGAATCCGCAAGATTTTTGAAGAGCTTGGTTTGGAGAAATGGTATAATCCATCTGCATATAAAGTGGTTCTTAAAATGCTGGACCGTGAATTTCAAGATGCACCCATTCAATTAGGTGTATCCAAGGCTGGTTTCAGCCCTGATGGCAAATAG
- a CDS encoding VOC family protein → MAVNAYLNFEGNTREAIEFYVKAFELEMPEITTFGDAPQSPEYPLPEEAKNLVMHSSLTICGSNVMFSDTFPGMPFTVGNNINLAVVTNDLDNLRKYFNNLQEGGTVTMELQETFWSKSFGQLTDKFGINWMFSHESE, encoded by the coding sequence ATGGCTGTTAATGCCTATCTTAATTTTGAGGGAAATACACGCGAAGCTATTGAATTTTATGTAAAGGCTTTTGAACTGGAAATGCCTGAGATTACAACTTTTGGTGATGCTCCGCAAAGTCCTGAATATCCACTTCCGGAGGAAGCAAAGAATTTGGTCATGCATTCAAGCCTGACTATTTGCGGGAGTAATGTTATGTTTTCAGATACTTTTCCCGGTATGCCATTTACAGTAGGAAATAACATTAATCTCGCAGTTGTCACTAATGACCTGGATAACCTGAGAAAGTATTTTAACAATCTGCAGGAAGGCGGCACAGTAACCATGGAGCTGCAGGAAACATTCTGGAGCAAGAGCTTTGGCCAGTTAACAGATAAATTCGGTATAAACTGGATGTTCAGCCACGAAAGTGAATAA
- a CDS encoding tRNA dihydrouridine synthase, translating into MKENFWRELPRPFFILAPMEEVTDVVFRHVVSEAARPDVFFTEFTNSDSYCHPEGINSVRGRLTFTEDEQPIVAHIWGDKPEYFRQMSIGMAEMGFKGLDINMGCPVPNVAQHGKGSGLIRRPEVAAELIQAAKAGGLPVSVKTRLGFTEVDEWKVWLKHILEQDIANLSIHLRTRDEMSKVPAHWELIPEIKKLRDQVAPDTFLTINGDIPDRQTGLELAQKYGIDGVMIGRGIFHNPFAFEKEKKDHSSEELLDLLRLHMDLHDQYSHLELRPFTALHRFFKIYVKGFPGASALRNQLMNTRSTDEVRELLDAFASKKLD; encoded by the coding sequence ATGAAAGAAAATTTTTGGCGTGAGTTACCGCGGCCATTTTTTATACTGGCACCAATGGAAGAGGTGACGGATGTTGTTTTTCGCCATGTGGTGAGTGAAGCAGCCAGACCTGATGTTTTTTTTACTGAGTTTACAAACTCAGATAGTTATTGTCACCCTGAGGGGATCAATAGTGTGCGTGGGCGTTTGACTTTTACAGAGGATGAACAGCCAATTGTAGCCCATATATGGGGGGATAAGCCTGAATATTTCCGGCAAATGAGTATTGGTATGGCGGAGATGGGCTTTAAGGGATTGGATATCAATATGGGCTGTCCTGTCCCCAATGTGGCACAGCACGGGAAGGGAAGCGGCTTGATCCGTCGCCCGGAAGTTGCAGCTGAATTGATCCAGGCAGCCAAAGCGGGAGGTTTGCCGGTAAGTGTAAAGACAAGGCTTGGCTTCACGGAAGTAGACGAATGGAAGGTCTGGCTGAAACACATTTTGGAACAAGACATTGCTAATCTTTCCATTCATCTGCGTACAAGGGACGAAATGAGCAAAGTGCCTGCGCATTGGGAGCTGATCCCGGAGATTAAGAAACTTCGCGATCAGGTAGCACCGGATACCTTTTTGACGATCAATGGAGATATTCCTGACCGTCAGACGGGCTTGGAGCTGGCCCAGAAATACGGTATTGATGGAGTTATGATTGGGCGCGGCATATTCCATAATCCATTTGCCTTTGAAAAGGAGAAGAAAGATCATAGCAGTGAGGAATTGCTGGACCTCTTAAGATTGCATATGGATCTCCATGATCAATATTCGCATTTAGAGCTGCGGCCGTTCACGGCACTTCATCGTTTTTTCAAGATCTATGTCAAAGGATTTCCAGGGGCAAGTGCACTAAGAAATCAATTGATGAACACAAGGTCTACAGATGAAGTGCGTGAATTGCTTGATGCCTTTGCGTCAAAGAAACTTGATTGA
- a CDS encoding DUF1540 domain-containing protein, translated as MEVEVLCNVENCKYWAEGDKCVADSIYVIGQNGREADDVEETACKTFEHSEQ; from the coding sequence ATGGAAGTAGAAGTTTTATGTAACGTTGAGAACTGCAAGTATTGGGCTGAAGGCGATAAATGTGTAGCCGATTCTATTTATGTAATTGGCCAGAATGGCCGGGAAGCTGATGATGTTGAGGAAACAGCCTGTAAAACGTTTGAGCATAGTGAACAATAG
- a CDS encoding DUF5634 family protein: MEFLPREQIISALQEPFHSYLDKYGIDDIGIFEEEGQDHHCYIGYTVKKAGKTYHVHSPFIKDNNGGLTPAKTEWTIESDEPDSIDRRGFSNIEQALQEL; the protein is encoded by the coding sequence ATGGAATTTTTACCAAGAGAGCAAATTATCAGTGCATTGCAGGAGCCATTTCATTCATATTTAGACAAATATGGAATCGACGATATTGGTATTTTCGAGGAAGAAGGCCAGGACCATCACTGCTATATAGGATACACGGTGAAAAAGGCCGGGAAAACTTATCACGTACATAGTCCATTCATTAAAGATAATAATGGAGGATTAACTCCTGCAAAAACTGAGTGGACAATTGAATCGGATGAACCTGATAGCATTGACCGAAGAGGCTTCAGTAATATAGAACAAGCACTTCAGGAATTATAA
- a CDS encoding MarR family winged helix-turn-helix transcriptional regulator: MKDFFTLDKQLCFAVYETAGEFTKLYTSALQPFGLTYPQYLVLLALWEKDGVTAKELGERLNLGTGTLTPMISRMISNGWLRKERSKADERKVYIFLEEKARKEKEVITQNVGEAIQACSIELEEYEELMELLGKLRFKLRSRVLR; this comes from the coding sequence GTGAAAGACTTTTTTACACTGGACAAACAGCTATGCTTTGCTGTTTATGAAACAGCAGGCGAATTTACAAAACTGTATACAAGTGCCCTTCAGCCATTCGGCTTAACCTATCCGCAGTATCTGGTTCTTCTGGCACTTTGGGAAAAGGATGGCGTGACAGCAAAGGAGCTTGGAGAAAGACTAAATCTTGGCACGGGGACACTCACCCCTATGATTTCTAGAATGATTTCTAATGGATGGCTTCGAAAAGAGCGTTCCAAAGCTGATGAACGCAAGGTGTATATCTTCCTTGAGGAAAAAGCACGCAAGGAAAAAGAGGTTATCACCCAAAATGTCGGAGAGGCCATTCAGGCTTGCAGCATTGAGCTGGAAGAATATGAAGAACTTATGGAGCTTCTCGGAAAACTTAGATTTAAGTTAAGGAGCAGAGTACTTCGCTGA
- a CDS encoding DNA-3-methyladenine glycosylase family protein, whose product MIKDGFFLEKIQIEGPYNFDLVLDRLSNDPLNSVDIGSRSVKVPMLLSHQPVVAEVKATGTTDKPEFLIYGTDGPLKEKAAERLSEIFQWHLPLETIHMHFQNTELKPIFEAHYGTPIVLDFDPYACILKCIIHQQLNLAFAHTLTERFVKAFGFEKDGVWFYPLPEKVAELKLDELRELQFSGRKAEYVIGIAKETAAGKLNFDELKNLSDEEIYDKLIKLRGVGPWTVQNFLMFGLGRPNLFPAADIGIQNALKKLFKLEAKPTLEEMETFSKSWDPYLSYASLYLWRSIE is encoded by the coding sequence ATGATAAAGGACGGATTCTTCTTGGAAAAGATACAAATAGAAGGACCTTATAATTTTGATCTTGTACTGGACAGGCTTTCAAATGACCCTCTTAATTCTGTTGATATTGGGAGCCGGTCTGTAAAGGTGCCGATGCTGCTCAGCCATCAACCGGTTGTGGCAGAAGTAAAAGCAACTGGAACAACTGATAAGCCGGAATTCTTAATTTACGGAACGGATGGCCCTCTTAAAGAAAAAGCAGCTGAGCGCTTATCGGAAATTTTTCAATGGCATCTGCCGCTTGAAACGATTCATATGCATTTTCAAAACACCGAATTAAAGCCAATTTTCGAAGCACATTATGGAACGCCGATTGTCCTCGACTTTGATCCATATGCCTGTATATTGAAATGCATTATTCACCAGCAGCTCAATCTTGCTTTTGCACACACATTAACAGAACGGTTTGTAAAAGCATTTGGATTCGAAAAGGATGGTGTGTGGTTTTATCCGCTTCCGGAGAAAGTTGCAGAACTGAAACTGGATGAATTAAGAGAGCTGCAGTTCAGCGGACGGAAGGCTGAATATGTAATTGGCATCGCAAAAGAAACGGCAGCGGGAAAATTAAACTTTGACGAGCTTAAAAACCTTTCAGATGAAGAAATTTATGATAAACTTATCAAATTGCGCGGTGTCGGACCATGGACTGTTCAGAATTTCTTAATGTTCGGGCTTGGCCGGCCAAATCTTTTTCCAGCAGCAGATATCGGCATCCAGAATGCCTTAAAAAAACTATTTAAATTAGAAGCGAAACCGACTCTGGAGGAAATGGAGACATTCTCGAAGAGCTGGGATCCTTATTTGAGCTATGCTTCTCTTTATTTGTGGAGGAGTATCGAGTAA
- a CDS encoding VOC family protein produces the protein MLNQICVITIKVRDLKSAVNFYTEVLDFKVSKHYGDKIVSLVHNDVPVVLEECADEKMGSTVLPGILSKNIESDFSRMREAGVKMLFEEPQPCPPGRYFIIEDPSGNQIEIVEFSNL, from the coding sequence ATGTTGAATCAAATATGTGTAATCACTATCAAAGTAAGGGATTTGAAAAGTGCGGTGAATTTTTACACTGAGGTTTTAGACTTCAAAGTATCGAAACATTATGGAGATAAAATTGTCAGTCTCGTACATAATGATGTACCGGTTGTTCTGGAAGAATGCGCAGATGAAAAAATGGGCTCCACTGTATTGCCTGGGATACTTTCAAAGAATATCGAAAGTGATTTTAGCAGAATGAGAGAAGCTGGTGTGAAAATGCTTTTTGAAGAACCTCAGCCATGTCCTCCAGGCCGTTACTTCATTATTGAGGATCCTTCAGGAAATCAGATTGAAATAGTTGAGTTCTCTAATTTATAG